The Ascaphus truei isolate aAscTru1 chromosome 3, aAscTru1.hap1, whole genome shotgun sequence genome includes a region encoding these proteins:
- the LOC142490076 gene encoding keratin, type II cytoskeletal cochleal-like, which yields MSHQSHQSTHGSSGSGHKNFSSSSACLSSFSKHSLSSFTSKKVSMGHKALPCFGSKSVYSHGSGGHKMSVGSCRPVGSGHGYGGYGSGHSLGGSGYGFGGSSCSAGITNVTVNQSLLSPLNLEIDPNIQRMRTDEKDQIKGLNNQFASFIDKVRFLEQQNKMLETKWSLLQDQRTARSQIEPLFEAYISSLRRQLENLGCERARLDAERRNMEEAVEEFRRTYEEEVNRRTAAENEFVGLKREVDAAFMSKAELQARADSLSDEINFLRTLFDAEISQLQSQISDTSVLVSMDNSRDLDLDGIIAEVRSQYEDVANRSRAEAEATYQSRYEELRSTAGSYGDNLRNTKQEIAELNRLIQRLKGEIESVKDQRARLEGAISEAEERGEMAVRDAKCKLTELEDALQKAKQDMARQLREYQELMNVKLALDIEITTYRKLLEGEESRLGGEGSVSISVLHSSTGASHYGGSGHHHKSRCSTGSVSQGKHGSGHGQSC from the exons ATGTCTCACCAATCTCATCAATCCACACATGGCAGCTCTGGCTCTGGGCACAAGAATTTCAGCTCATCCTCAGCTTGTTTATCATCTTTCAGCAAACACAGTTTGAGCTCATTCACTTCAAAGAAAGTATCAATGGGTCACAAAGCGCTACCTTGTTTTGGAAGCAAAAGTGTCTATAGTCATGGATCAGGTGGACATAAGATGTCAGTTGGAAGTTGTCGACCAGTGGGAAGTGGACATGGATATGGAGGATATGGTAGTGGGCATAGTTTAGGTGGATCTGGCTATGGATTTGGGGGATCATCTTGCTCTGCAGGCATCACCAATGTTACTGTGAACCAAAGTCTCCTGTCCCCACTCAATTTGGAAATTGATCCAAACATCCAGAGAATGAGGACAGATGAGAAGGACCAAATCAAGGGTCTCAATAATCAGTTTGCCTCCTTCATTGACAAG GTGCGATTCTTGGAGCAACAGAATAAAATGCTGGAGACAAAGTGGTCTCTTTTACAAGACCAAAGAACTGCTAGATCTCAAATTGAACCTCTCTTTGAGGCCTACATTAGCAGTCTCAGGAGACAGCTGGAGAATCTGGGATGTGAAAGAGCGCGTCTGGATGCAGAAAGGAGGAATATGGAGGAAGCAGTAGAAGAATTCAGAAGAAC ATATGAAGAGGAAGTCAACCGACGCACAGCTGCAGAGAATGAATTTGTTGGGCTTAAGAGG GAAGTTGATGCTGCTTTCATGAGCAAAGCTGAATTACAAGCAAGGGCGGACTCCCTGTCTGATGAGATTAACTTCCTGCGCACTCTGTTTGATGCG GAAATATCTCAGCTTCAGTCTCAGATCTCAGATACATCAGTCCTTGTTTCCATGGATAACAGCCGAGACCTGGATCTGGACGGCATCATTGCTGAGGTCAGATCTCAATATGAGGACGTGGCTAACAGGAGCAGAGCTGAAGCAGAGGCCACATACCAATCCAGG TACGAGGAGCTGCGTTCCACTGCAGGCAGTTATGGGGATAATCTGCGCAACACTAAACAGGAGATTGCTGAGCTCAACCGTCTGATTCAGAGACTTAAGGGAGAAATAGAGAGTGTGAAAGATCAG CGCGCTAGACTAGAAGGTGCCATATCTGAGGCAGAGGAACGTGGGGAGATGGccgtcagagatgccaagtgtaaacTGACTGAGCTAGAGGATGCTCTGCAGAAAGCTAAGCAGGACATGGCTCGCCAGCTGCGTGAATACCAGGAGCTGATGAATGTGAAGCTGGCTCTGGATATTGAGATCACCACCTACAGGAAACTGCTGGAGGGAGAGGAGTCCAG GCTGGGTGGAGAAGGTTCTGTTAGCATCT CTGTGCTTCACTCAAGTACTGGAGCATCACACTACGGTGGAAGTGGACACCACCACAAGAGCAGATGTAGCACTGGCAGTGTTTCCCAAGGAAAACATGGCTCAGGACATGGACAGTCCTGCTAA